The genomic stretch CAAGATCGCGAACGTAGAATATATGCAACTTCTGAATTTCCAGCCCTTTATCGACACGTTCGGCGATTTCAGGTTCACGAGTATTTTCGATTATCCTAAATTCACTTTCTTAAAAGCGATCCAGTCGGGCGGCGAATATCCCATCGACGGCGTTGCGGTCGCGAATATCGCGCTTATCTTTATTCCCATCGGTATCGTGGAATTGGCGCAGCATATCGCCGATCATAAAAATCTTTCCTCTATCGTGGACAGGGATCTGATCACCAATCCCGGTTTGGACAAGACTCTCCTCGGCGACGGCATCGGCTCCATCGTGGGCGGATTCTTCGGCGGCGCGGCGAACACCACCTACGGCGAATCCATCGGCTGTGTGGCGATCACCAAAAACGCCTCGATCGTGACCATTCTCTATGCGGCGATCGGCTGCGTGCTGCTCTCTTTCTTTACCCCGTTCGTGACCGTTATCAATTCCATCCCCAAATGCGTCATGGGCGGCGCCTGCATCGCCTTGTACGGGTTTATTGCGGTCAGCGGCTTGCAAATGCTCAAACAGGTGGATCTCAACGACAGTAAAAATCTCTTCGTCGTCAGCGCGATCCTCGTTATCGGAATAGGCGGCTTGACCCTCGATTTCGGTTTCAACAAACTGACCGGCGGCCCCCTCTTTCAGATCACGGCGCTCGCAACCGCGCTCATCGTCGGGCTTCTCACCAATCTGCTCGTTCACATCGGTAACCATAATGATCAGAATCCTTC from Candidatus Borkfalkia ceftriaxoniphila encodes the following:
- a CDS encoding uracil-xanthine permease family protein; this encodes MKLIYGIEAKPPIGKSLLFAFQQMIAIMAATLLVPMLMSGMKTHDGASLVFDPAAALFGAGIGTIVYLLFTKRKSPVFLGSSFTFLGAYEAVIGQNYGYWGVIIGICFAGLVYVAIALIVKAVGSGWVNKLLPAVIIGPIVALIGLSLSGTATSWVSTNGGTTYNLLSILCGLVTFLVIVLASVKGGKTMKLIPFIIGIGAGYLLALIFTVIGKIANVEYMQLLNFQPFIDTFGDFRFTSIFDYPKFTFLKAIQSGGEYPIDGVAVANIALIFIPIGIVELAQHIADHKNLSSIVDRDLITNPGLDKTLLGDGIGSIVGGFFGGAANTTYGESIGCVAITKNASIVTILYAAIGCVLLSFFTPFVTVINSIPKCVMGGACIALYGFIAVSGLQMLKQVDLNDSKNLFVVSAILVIGIGGLTLDFGFNKLTGGPLFQITALATALIVGLLTNLLVHIGNHNDQNPSGDLLSESIGDEEMLSEFEEQE